Part of the bacterium genome, CCGACGCGGACGAGTTCGCGGCCGCGGCCGAGAGCTGGCTGCGCGCGGAGACGGCGCCGGAGGACGAATGGCGGATCGACCGCCGCGGCCTCAAGGTGGACGTCTTCCTGCGCCGCGAGCCGCAGGGGGTGCGTCCCGTGACCGACATCGGGCAGGACCCTTGGGAGCGCCCGCCGTCGGAGCTGAAGGAGAAGCCGTGAGCGTCGTTCCCGGGATCGAGATCCTCGCCGGCCGGCGGGCTTCGCTCGTCCGCGGGGCGCGCGTCGGGCTCCTCGCCCACCCCGCGTCGATCGGCCGCGACTTCCGTCCCGCGGCGGCGCTGCTCGCGGAGGCGGGGGCTCGCCCGACGCGGCTCTTCGCGCCGGAGCACGGCGCGCTCGGCGCGGCGCAGGACATGATCGGCGTGGACGAGCGGCGCGATCCGCTCACCGGGCTGCCGGTCGTCTCGCTCTACGGAACAGACGAGGCGTCGCTCGCCGCGGCGCCGGAGGCGTTCGACGGCCTCGACGCGTTGGTCGTCGATCTGGCCGACGTCGGCGCGCGCTACTACACCTTCGCCGCGACGGCGATCCGCGCGTTGCCGGCCGCCGCGGCGCGCGGCGTGCGGGTGATCGTCGCCGACCGCCCGAACCCGCTCGGCGGCGAGGATGTCGAGGGGAACGACGTCGAGCCGCGCTTCCACTCGTTCGTTTCCGAGCTCTCGATTCCGAACCGGCACGGCCTGACGCTCGGCGAACTCTGCCTCTGGGCGGCGCGGACGCGCGGGATCGACGTCGCGCTGGAGATCGTCCCGGCGGAGGGCTGGCGGCGCGCGGACTGCTGGGACGAGACGGGGCTGCCGTGGGTCCTGCCCTCCCCCAACATGCCGACGCTCGACACGGCGCTGGTCTATCCGGGGATGTGCCTCGTCGAGGGCACGAACCTCTCCGAGGGGCGCGGCACGACGCGGCCGTTCGAGCTGGCGGGCGCGCCGTGGCTCGACCCGGGACGGCTCGCCGCGCGCCTCGACGCGTTCCGGCTGCCGGGGGTCGCGTTCCGGCCGGCCGTCTTCCGTCCCGCGTTCCACAAGCACGCCGGACGGGACTGCGGCGGTGTCCAGATCCACATGACCGACCGGGCGACGTTCCGGCCGACGCTGACCGGCCTCGCCTTCGTCGCCGCCTGCCGCGCCGAGGACCCCGAGCGGTTCGGCTGGCGGACCGAGACCTACGAGTTCGTCTCCGACCGGCTCGCGTTCGACCTCCTCGCCGGGGGCGAGGGGTGGCGGCGGGGGCTCGAGGCGGG contains:
- a CDS encoding DUF1343 domain-containing protein yields the protein MSVVPGIEILAGRRASLVRGARVGLLAHPASIGRDFRPAAALLAEAGARPTRLFAPEHGALGAAQDMIGVDERRDPLTGLPVVSLYGTDEASLAAAPEAFDGLDALVVDLADVGARYYTFAATAIRALPAAAARGVRVIVADRPNPLGGEDVEGNDVEPRFHSFVSELSIPNRHGLTLGELCLWAARTRGIDVALEIVPAEGWRRADCWDETGLPWVLPSPNMPTLDTALVYPGMCLVEGTNLSEGRGTTRPFELAGAPWLDPGRLAARLDAFRLPGVAFRPAVFRPAFHKHAGRDCGGVQIHMTDRATFRPTLTGLAFVAACRAEDPERFGWRTETYEFVSDRLAFDLLAGGEGWRRGLEAGADPRELASAWGPSEAAFRAARADLLLYRA